The genomic region TGTACCAATATTGCTTCAATCCCAGAAGagcattttcaaacatttttagagcatttttaaacataaagaacatttgcaaaagcctatgaaaaacaaagcctAGTGACTAGGTCACCCTGTCCGAGTGGTCACCTTCACTTTCAAAGACCTGCATCAGCTGTAAGGCCAGACTGTACTCTGCCAAAACCAACTGTCTCTTTCCCAGTATTTCATGAGGCTGTTAATTCtgctcattattattatttctaccAGCATGCCCAATAGCAAAGCCATGTGTCCTGGTACGTAAGTTCTCCAGGCCATCTCCTGAGCACTTTAAAAGTATGGTGCCACATTTGCTATTTGCCATTCTTGAAGCATGAAGGCAGATTTTTGTAGGTGACACGTCCCGTGAACAGCCTGGCAGTTCCCTGATTGAGCTTCTCCTGACCTCCAGGCTTGGCTGGCTTGCTGCTGTTGAGTTCATTGATCTGCTTAAAGCCCCTTCATGGTCTCAATATCTAATCTGTTACGGAGAGCAGAGTGTAACAGGGCAAAATTCATTAATGTTTGTAAAGCTCATCAAGATCTTTCATGAGCAAATCTcatcatattttaatatattgttttaaatgtcaTGAGTAAGTTCTCATTATTCATTGAAGAGATGAAGCAAACAGACCCAAATATTGGAACAGGCAAAGGCTGCAACTCTCTTCATTTACCACTTCTAGGATGCTTTCATTTCACCTCAAACTCCTTGCCTTGATTCTGCTCCCACAAATCAAAAGCACCCCTTGCCACTCCCAGATGTGGGTTTTGAGATCCCCCTGGACTCCAGGGCTTTCAAGAAGATCTCCCCTGGTTCCTTGGGGTTCCAAGAGCTGCCATTGCTGGTGGCTGTTAGGATTGCTCTGGCTTTGTAGTGCGAGGTGAAGAACCACAAAGGACAAATGAGTGCAGCCAGCAGGTGTTTGATCACTCAAACCAGGGAAACTCGTTCCTAAAACCATCTCCGTGCGGTGTCTTGTCCCCCTCCAACGGTGGCTGGACATTACTGCACACATGCTGGCAGGTTTAGCAGATGGGTCCTGGGCTACTGGGACCCAGAGCTGTATCAGGGATTTCCTTCCTTGCCCAAGACCTCATGCACTTCTATTCATGCGGCATAACTACATTTTCCCCTTGAACACAGCTGTGGTCTGGGCATCTGCAAGAGCTTCACAGTGAACTTGCATTTCCCCTTGTTCTTCTCCCCAGGATGTCCGGAGGAGACATGGCCAAACCCCTCCTTGGCCACCGGAGCGCGGAGGGTGACCCCACGGCGCCCGCAGCCGGCCGCACCAtcggggtgctggggagcgGGGACTTTGCACGGTCGCTGGCCATCCGCCTGGTGTGCTCCGGCTTCAAGGTGGTGGTCGGCAGCCGCAACCCCAAGCGCAAAGCCGGCCTCTTCCCTTCTGCGGCAGAAGTCACCTTCCAGGCTGAGGCGGTGAAGAAGACGGATGTCATTTTCGTGGCGGTTTTCAGGGAACATTACTCCACGCTCTGTGACCTGGCCGACGTGCTGGTGGGCAAGATCCTGGTGGATGTCAGTAACAACACTGAAATCAACCACCACAAAGAGTCCAACGCCGAGTACCTGGCCTCCCTGTTCCCAGCCTGCACTGTGGTCAAGGGCTTTAACGTGGTTTCTGCATGGACGCTGCAGTCAGGTGCCAGGGATGGTAATAAGCAGGTATTGTTTTCTCCTGGCAAGGGCTAAATCCACAGTATTTCAGCAGCTGAGGCCTGACTTCAACAGTAAATGGCCTGAGGCTCCCGCAGgttctgcatttctttgctCAGAAATGAAATACCCCACTTACTCCTTGCTTTGTAGTCTTTGAAGTCTCTGTGTAAGTGAAAAGTACTATTTATTTGTCTGCTTATCTAAACACAGACAGTAAAACAAACTGGTGGTGCACACATGAAAGGAAACCCGTCCAGGAGAGAGGTCCTTGGCAGCCACAGTAAATCCCCATCAGAAAGCCTGCCAAGAAGCAAGATGCTTGGTGATAACACGGGCTTCCTTTAGCATAGCAGCCCTCCCGCCACACTCGTTCCTGCAGCCTGATCTCTCTTTGCCCTGTGTGTATCCTTCCGTTTGTTGCAGGTCCTGATCTGCTCAAATAACCAAGAAGCCAAGCGCACCATTGCAGAGATTGCTCAGGTCATGGGATTCACCCCCGTGGACATGGGCTGCATGTCCTCAGCCTGTGAGATCGAGAACATTCCCCTGCGCCTCCTGCCAGCCTGGAAAATCCCCATCTTTTTGTCTCTGGGgctctttctttgcttcttcaCGTACAACCTGGTGCGGCAGGTCATCCACCCGTACATCAGGGAGCAAAAGAACAAGTTCTACAAGATACCCATCGAGGTGGTCAACACCACGCTGCCCTGCGTGGCCTACGTCATGCTGTCCCTCGTCTACCTGCCTGGCGTGCTGGCAGCCTGCTTGCAGCTCTACTATGGCACCAAGTACCGGCGTTTCCCGGATTGGCTCGACCAGTGGctccagcacagaaagcagatCGGCCTCCTCAGCTTCTTCTGCGCTGCCCTGCACGCCGTGTACAGCCTGTGTCTGCCCATGCGCCGCTCCCACCGCTACCAGTTAATCGAGACGGCCGTCAAGCAGGTAACGTTGGCACCCTCCAGGTGTCAGCACCCCTAGTAATCTTCTGCACACCTCCAGATGTCGGTTAGCAGGTTTCCTATCTCGGCCTTTGCACTCACTTTCCAAAGCACGTGGGGGAAGGAGCTGTTATCTCTGTGAGCACTTCTCTCACGAGGTAACTGTGCCCCGCTGCGGCACGCCGTCCACGAGGCACACACCCATCCGTCCACACTAAGGACCAGGCACACTAGCGGGATGTTGTCCAGGTGTTTGCAGCCAGGTTTAGGATCAAAATCCCTCATGCCAGTGTGCCAGAGGAGCATAAAGAAGCCTTTGAATCGAGCATTGCCTAGCACCTGGCTTGCCTGAGATTAGATGTCCAGGGGAATCCCTGTTTGCTCGCACTGACGGTCACAGCAGATGCCTGCTGGAGAGACCAAGCCATAACCCTGAGGATTTGTTTATGTAGGAGGTGTGTCCTCATTACAATGTGCCTCCAGGAGCATAACAAAATATTGGTGAAGAGCTGGTCATAGTCTAAGGGAATGAGGAAATGTAAAAGTACTTTATTGCCTTGTGGAGGCTCTCGGCAGTGTTTATCCAGCATGGGATTGCCAACCTTCAGGCAATCCAGCCAGCTCTGGAGCCTGGCAGTGCCATGGATCAGTGTGACTGCCCTT from Aythya fuligula isolate bAytFul2 chromosome 6, bAytFul2.pri, whole genome shotgun sequence harbors:
- the STEAP3 gene encoding metalloreductase STEAP3 isoform X2, with protein sequence MLLGKLRKASEGRGRMSGGDMAKPLLGHRSAEGDPTAPAAGRTIGVLGSGDFARSLAIRLVCSGFKVVVGSRNPKRKAGLFPSAAEVTFQAEAVKKTDVIFVAVFREHYSTLCDLADVLVGKILVDVSNNTEINHHKESNAEYLASLFPACTVVKGFNVVSAWTLQSGARDGNKQVLICSNNQEAKRTIAEIAQVMGFTPVDMGCMSSACEIENIPLRLLPAWKIPIFLSLGLFLCFFTYNLVRQVIHPYIREQKNKFYKIPIEVVNTTLPCVAYVMLSLVYLPGVLAACLQLYYGTKYRRFPDWLDQWLQHRKQIGLLSFFCAALHAVYSLCLPMRRSHRYQLIETAVKQSTLGFVALLISTLHTLTYGWSRAFDENQYKFYLPPTYTLTLLVPCTVILAKVVFSLPCIHHRLVRIRRGWEKGRYVKFVLPSATGEYSSGETSSHV
- the STEAP3 gene encoding metalloreductase STEAP3 isoform X1 translates to MLLGKLRKASEGRGRMSGGDMAKPLLGHRSAEGDPTAPAAGRTIGVLGSGDFARSLAIRLVCSGFKVVVGSRNPKRKAGLFPSAAEVTFQAEAVKKTDVIFVAVFREHYSTLCDLADVLVGKILVDVSNNTEINHHKESNAEYLASLFPACTVVKGFNVVSAWTLQSGARDGNKQVLICSNNQEAKRTIAEIAQVMGFTPVDMGCMSSACEIENIPLRLLPAWKIPIFLSLGLFLCFFTYNLVRQVIHPYIREQKNKFYKIPIEVVNTTLPCVAYVMLSLVYLPGVLAACLQLYYGTKYRRFPDWLDQWLQHRKQIGLLSFFCAALHAVYSLCLPMRRSHRYQLIETAVKQAVEKKMNIWVEEEVWRMEIYISVGIIALGLLSLLAITSLPSIANSLNWREFSFIQSTLGFVALLISTLHTLTYGWSRAFDENQYKFYLPPTYTLTLLVPCTVILAKVVFSLPCIHHRLVRIRRGWEKGRYVKFVLPSATGEYSSGETSSHV